A single region of the Streptomyces vilmorinianum genome encodes:
- a CDS encoding type III polyketide synthase, with the protein MVTLCKPAVSVPEYVITREETLALARSLHADHPQLPLALRLIENTGVTQRHIVQPIEETLKHPGFEERNALYEKEAKARVPKVVEEALRNGGLRPADIDMIVYVSCTGFMMPSLTAWLINTMGFPSHTRQVPIAQLGCAAGGAAINRAHDFCVAYPDANVLIVACEFCSLCYQPTDLGVGSLLSNGLFGDAVAAAVVRGRGGTGIGLERNNSYLVPDTEDWIAYSVRATGFHFLLDKRVPTTMEPLAPALREIAGAHGWDAGALDFYIIHAGGPRILDDLSRFLEVPPEAFRFSRSTLTEYGNIASAVVLDAVRRLFEAGGLPEGARGIIAGFGPGITAEMCLGRWTTAAVPSLEPDLKARRIVGCPAPVQSAPTTT; encoded by the coding sequence GTGGTGACTCTGTGCAAACCCGCGGTGTCCGTACCGGAGTACGTGATCACGAGGGAGGAGACGCTCGCCCTCGCCCGGTCGCTCCACGCCGATCACCCCCAACTGCCGCTGGCGCTCCGGCTCATCGAGAACACCGGCGTCACCCAGCGGCACATCGTCCAGCCCATCGAGGAGACCCTGAAGCACCCCGGCTTCGAGGAACGCAACGCGCTCTACGAGAAGGAGGCCAAGGCGCGGGTGCCGAAGGTCGTCGAGGAGGCGCTGCGCAACGGAGGGCTCCGCCCCGCCGACATCGACATGATCGTCTACGTGTCGTGCACGGGCTTCATGATGCCGTCCCTCACCGCCTGGCTGATCAACACGATGGGCTTCCCGAGCCACACCCGGCAGGTCCCCATCGCCCAGCTCGGCTGCGCGGCCGGCGGCGCGGCGATCAACCGCGCCCACGACTTCTGCGTCGCCTACCCGGACGCCAACGTCCTCATCGTGGCCTGCGAGTTCTGCTCGCTCTGCTACCAGCCGACCGACCTGGGCGTCGGCTCGCTGCTCTCCAACGGCCTGTTCGGCGACGCGGTGGCGGCGGCGGTCGTACGGGGCAGAGGCGGCACCGGGATCGGCCTGGAGCGCAACAACTCCTACCTGGTGCCCGACACCGAGGACTGGATCGCGTACAGCGTCCGGGCCACCGGCTTCCACTTCCTGCTCGACAAGCGGGTGCCGACCACCATGGAGCCGCTGGCCCCCGCGCTCCGCGAGATCGCGGGCGCGCACGGCTGGGACGCGGGCGCCCTCGACTTCTACATCATCCACGCCGGCGGGCCGCGCATCCTGGACGACCTCAGCCGCTTCCTCGAAGTCCCGCCCGAGGCCTTCCGGTTCAGCCGGTCCACCCTCACGGAGTACGGGAACATCGCCAGCGCCGTCGTCCTGGACGCGGTGCGCAGGCTCTTCGAGGCCGGCGGGCTGCCCGAGGGCGCCCGCGGCATCATCGCCGGATTCGGTCCCGGCATCACCGCGGAGATGTGCCTGGGCCGGTGGACGACGGCCGCCGTGCCCTCCCTGGAGCCCGATCTGAAGGCCCGCAGGATCGTCGGCTGCCCGGCCCCTGTCCAGTCCGCGCCCACGACCACCTGA
- a CDS encoding SCO5717 family growth-regulating ATPase gives MNGDRDDIHGGWNLPVDESDAEPAELTGEFTIDYTPPAWYTQNASGDTSGGAAGQPTPPPPTGAPVAVPGLPAGSGFEPNWAPAPPGPLAPPGALAPPGALAPPGAPTPPGAPTPPGPPAPPVAGPAPEQVPPAAAQPVPAEAEAEAADASARPFGGGDLESGATMRFSPAALKREMAEIVERAEANVAEAAEAAGTPGEQEQPTPSETAPEPAPEVSGTATDASAATAGAGGTGDVPALPAAAQAATEAPDAGEAGEPSTSQDDVPERADIADAAETGDAAESPAPEQAVDTSGAPAPGAEATEKPAEEPQDAPPAALPPSPAAPAAPAAPQDGAGLPPLPPSFQPAAPTAAPQWPAPAPTDGRPVPPPAPLPAAASWPAQQAPVPQQAAPGQPLPAPLPPQGQGAYGFPQPAIQPQAPQAPQGGYGFPQPTPQPQAPQAPQAPAPAPQGGYGFPHPGQPGQPGQPVPPQAQGGYGFPHPGAHPAQPVQPAPQAPAPAPAPAPDANAPAPQGGYGFPHPGAQPPAAQNPPVPGQMHPDHHQVPPQAGQQPPIDPRTGGAWPTPVTHDQRERSVPGAPLGYTAAVELSSDRLLRNNKQKAKSSRNPGPSARFKIGGKKEEAERQRKLDLIRTPVLSCYRIAVISLKGGVGKTTTTTALGATMATERQDKILAIDANPDAGTLGRRVRRETGATIRDLVQAIPYLHSYMDIRRFTSQAPSGLEIIANDVDPAVSTTFNDEDYRRAIDVLGKQYPIILTDSGTGLLYSAMRGVLDLADQLIIISTPSVDGASSASTTLDWLSAHGYAELVQRSITVISGVRETGKMIKVDDIVQHFQTRCRGVIVVPFDEHLAAGAEVDLDMMRPKTREAYFNLSAMVAEDFARAQQAQGLWTGDNQGAMPPHMAPPMPGQQYGGQPAPGQPYAPQPPQPQPHAPQPGQPHAPQPGQPYAPQPGQPYGQPGQPYPPAQQQPYPQQPGQPGQPGVPQGWPQQQPPQTPPQAPPAPQQ, from the coding sequence GTGAACGGCGATCGCGACGACATCCACGGGGGCTGGAACCTTCCCGTCGACGAGTCCGACGCGGAGCCCGCGGAGCTGACGGGTGAGTTCACCATCGACTACACCCCGCCTGCCTGGTACACGCAGAACGCGTCGGGTGACACGTCGGGCGGGGCCGCGGGGCAGCCCACGCCGCCTCCGCCGACGGGGGCTCCGGTGGCCGTGCCGGGATTGCCCGCGGGGAGCGGCTTCGAGCCGAACTGGGCGCCCGCGCCGCCTGGACCGCTCGCCCCTCCCGGAGCGCTCGCCCCTCCCGGAGCGCTCGCCCCTCCCGGAGCGCCCACGCCTCCCGGAGCGCCCACGCCTCCCGGACCGCCGGCACCGCCCGTCGCCGGGCCGGCGCCCGAGCAGGTGCCGCCGGCCGCGGCCCAGCCCGTGCCGGCCGAGGCCGAGGCCGAGGCGGCCGACGCGTCGGCGCGGCCTTTCGGCGGCGGTGATCTGGAGAGCGGCGCGACCATGCGCTTCTCCCCCGCCGCGCTGAAGCGCGAGATGGCGGAGATCGTGGAACGCGCGGAGGCGAACGTGGCCGAGGCGGCCGAGGCGGCGGGTACGCCCGGAGAGCAGGAGCAGCCGACGCCGTCGGAGACCGCGCCGGAGCCGGCCCCGGAGGTTTCGGGCACGGCCACGGACGCCTCCGCGGCGACCGCGGGAGCCGGTGGTACCGGTGACGTCCCCGCCCTCCCCGCAGCCGCCCAGGCGGCCACGGAGGCGCCCGATGCCGGGGAGGCGGGCGAACCTTCTACGTCTCAGGACGACGTTCCGGAGCGGGCTGACATCGCCGACGCCGCCGAGACGGGCGACGCTGCCGAGTCACCCGCACCGGAGCAGGCCGTCGACACCTCAGGAGCTCCCGCCCCGGGCGCCGAGGCGACCGAGAAGCCCGCCGAGGAGCCTCAGGACGCGCCTCCCGCCGCGCTTCCGCCCTCCCCCGCCGCCCCTGCCGCCCCTGCCGCCCCGCAGGACGGCGCCGGGCTGCCTCCGCTGCCGCCGTCGTTCCAGCCGGCCGCGCCCACGGCCGCGCCGCAGTGGCCCGCCCCGGCGCCCACGGACGGCCGGCCGGTGCCGCCGCCCGCGCCGCTGCCCGCCGCCGCCTCCTGGCCGGCCCAGCAGGCACCCGTACCGCAGCAGGCCGCCCCGGGCCAGCCGCTGCCCGCTCCCCTGCCCCCGCAGGGCCAGGGCGCGTACGGCTTCCCGCAGCCCGCGATCCAGCCCCAGGCACCGCAGGCGCCCCAGGGCGGCTACGGATTCCCCCAGCCCACCCCCCAGCCCCAGGCACCCCAGGCACCGCAGGCACCCGCCCCCGCGCCGCAGGGCGGCTACGGCTTCCCGCACCCGGGACAGCCGGGGCAGCCCGGTCAGCCCGTACCGCCGCAGGCCCAGGGCGGCTACGGGTTCCCGCACCCCGGCGCGCACCCCGCCCAGCCCGTCCAGCCCGCGCCGCAGGCCCCCGCGCCCGCGCCCGCGCCCGCGCCGGACGCCAACGCCCCCGCGCCGCAGGGCGGCTACGGCTTCCCGCACCCCGGCGCCCAGCCGCCGGCCGCGCAGAACCCGCCGGTGCCCGGGCAGATGCATCCCGACCACCACCAGGTACCGCCGCAGGCCGGACAGCAGCCGCCGATCGATCCGCGGACGGGCGGCGCCTGGCCCACCCCGGTCACGCACGACCAGCGCGAGCGTTCCGTCCCGGGCGCCCCGCTCGGCTACACCGCGGCCGTGGAGCTCTCCTCGGACCGTCTGCTGCGCAACAACAAGCAGAAGGCCAAGTCCAGCCGGAACCCCGGCCCCTCCGCCCGCTTCAAGATCGGCGGCAAGAAGGAGGAGGCCGAGCGGCAGCGCAAGCTCGACCTGATCCGCACGCCGGTCCTGTCCTGCTACCGGATCGCGGTCATCTCCCTCAAGGGCGGCGTCGGCAAGACCACGACGACCACCGCCCTGGGCGCGACCATGGCCACCGAGCGGCAGGACAAGATCCTGGCCATCGACGCCAACCCGGACGCGGGCACGCTCGGCCGCCGGGTGCGGCGCGAGACCGGGGCCACCATCCGCGACCTCGTGCAGGCGATCCCGTACCTCCACTCGTACATGGACATCCGCCGCTTCACCTCGCAGGCGCCCTCCGGTCTGGAGATCATCGCCAACGACGTGGACCCGGCCGTCTCGACGACGTTCAACGACGAGGACTACCGGCGGGCGATCGACGTCCTGGGCAAGCAGTACCCGATCATCCTCACCGACTCCGGCACCGGTCTGCTCTACAGCGCCATGCGCGGTGTGCTCGACCTCGCCGACCAGCTGATCATCATCTCCACCCCGTCGGTCGACGGTGCCTCCAGCGCCTCGACGACGCTCGACTGGCTCTCCGCGCACGGCTACGCGGAGCTGGTGCAGCGTTCGATCACGGTCATCTCCGGGGTCCGCGAGACCGGCAAGATGATCAAGGTCGACGACATCGTGCAGCACTTCCAGACCCGCTGCCGCGGGGTCATCGTGGTGCCCTTCGACGAGCATCTCGCGGCGGGCGCCGAGGTCGACCTCGACATGATGCGGCCGAAGACGCGCGAGGCGTACTTCAACCTGTCGGCGATGGTCGCCGAGGACTTCGCGCGGGCGCAGCAGGCACAGGGGCTGTGGACGGGGGACAACCAGGGCGCCATGCCGCCGCACATGGCCCCGCCGATGCCCGGACAGCAGTACGGCGGTCAGCCCGCGCCGGGACAGCCGTACGCCCCTCAGCCGCCCCAGCCGCAGCCGCACGCGCCACAGCCCGGACAGCCGCACGCGCCTCAGCCCGGTCAGCCGTACGCCCCGCAACCCGGACAGCCGTACGGTCAGCCCGGACAGCCGTACCCGCCGGCGCAGCAGCAGCCCTACCCGCAGCAGCCCGGCCAGCCGGGTCAGCCCGGCGTTCCCCAGGGCTGGCCGCAGCAGCAGCCCCCGCAGACGCCTCCGCAGGCACCGCCAGCCCCTCAGCAGTAA
- a CDS encoding ABC transporter permease, which translates to MTTASTPADVARTEPVRATDGGASRTGSTLAYLRYVAGKLGGAAVSLLAVLVTSFFLFRIIPGDPVKAMTHGVPTSAEQLATLRKQFGLDLPLWQQFTDYCAKALSGDLGTSYQFHAPVGDLIAQKLPATLLLTGVAVVIYSTLGLWLGTRSAWRHGGLGDRLNTGVALTLWSVPSFWLGLLLIIVFSVGIGPVPGLFPTGGMESGAGETGFAYVLDVAHHMVLPVLTLVAVGYAQTLLVMRSSLLDEMGSDYLTTARAKGLRDDVVRRRHAVPNALLPTVTMVFINLGHVAAGSILVETVFSWPGLGGLFYQALSVPDLPLVQGLFVVFAGAMIVMNLIADLLYPLLDPRVGR; encoded by the coding sequence GTGACGACAGCAAGCACGCCCGCCGACGTGGCGCGGACCGAGCCGGTCCGCGCCACGGACGGCGGCGCTTCCCGCACCGGCTCCACCCTCGCGTACCTCCGCTATGTGGCGGGCAAGCTCGGCGGCGCGGCCGTCTCGCTCCTCGCCGTGCTCGTCACCAGCTTCTTCCTCTTCCGGATCATCCCCGGTGACCCGGTGAAGGCGATGACCCACGGCGTGCCCACCTCGGCCGAGCAACTGGCCACGCTGCGCAAGCAGTTCGGGCTCGATCTGCCGCTGTGGCAGCAGTTCACGGACTACTGCGCCAAGGCGCTGAGCGGCGACCTGGGCACCTCGTACCAGTTCCACGCCCCGGTCGGCGATCTCATCGCGCAGAAGCTGCCGGCGACCCTGCTGCTCACCGGTGTCGCCGTGGTCATCTACTCGACGCTCGGACTGTGGCTCGGCACCCGCTCCGCCTGGCGCCACGGCGGGCTCGGCGACCGGCTGAACACGGGTGTCGCGCTGACCCTGTGGTCCGTGCCCTCGTTCTGGCTCGGCCTGCTCCTGATCATCGTCTTCTCCGTCGGCATAGGGCCGGTTCCCGGGCTCTTCCCGACCGGCGGCATGGAGTCGGGCGCGGGCGAGACCGGCTTCGCGTACGTCCTCGACGTCGCCCACCACATGGTGCTGCCGGTTCTCACCCTGGTGGCCGTCGGCTACGCGCAGACCCTGCTCGTCATGCGCTCCTCGCTCCTCGACGAGATGGGCAGCGACTATCTGACGACCGCGCGGGCGAAGGGCCTGCGCGACGACGTCGTACGGCGCCGGCACGCCGTACCGAACGCGCTGCTTCCGACCGTGACCATGGTCTTCATCAACCTGGGCCATGTGGCGGCCGGTTCGATCCTCGTGGAGACGGTGTTCTCCTGGCCGGGGCTCGGCGGGCTGTTCTATCAGGCGCTCAGCGTGCCCGATCTGCCGCTCGTCCAGGGCCTGTTCGTGGTCTTCGCCGGAGCGATGATCGTGATGAACCTGATCGCCGATCTGCTCTATCCGCTGCTCGACCCCCGGGTGGGCCGATGA
- a CDS encoding ABC transporter permease: protein MTSPTTSSSLAWARRRGTVSRFWKQYRTHRAGLYGLAGLALIALLALAAPLIVGADVRSVTNAPGTALESPSAEFPLGTDQFGRPLLGLLLWGARISLLVGLLAAALSVAIGTLVGIVAGHYGGWFSTVVMRITDWFLVMPTLVLAIVLATVMSRSMWTVILAIGVTSWPTTARLVRAQTIAVESRPYIERATALGGGHGHIMSRHVLPNVMPLVLAQTTLGISTAILTEATLAFLGLGDPTVVSWGGMLQDAREAGAVSSGHWWYLAPPGIAIALVALAFTLCGRAVESVLNPKLGVGR from the coding sequence ATGACCTCTCCCACGACGTCCTCCTCTCTCGCATGGGCACGCCGCCGCGGTACGGTGTCCCGCTTCTGGAAGCAGTACCGCACCCACCGCGCCGGTCTCTACGGCCTGGCCGGACTCGCCCTGATCGCTCTGCTCGCCCTCGCCGCCCCGCTGATCGTCGGCGCCGACGTGCGGTCCGTGACGAACGCTCCGGGTACGGCCCTGGAGTCCCCGAGCGCCGAATTCCCGCTCGGGACCGACCAGTTCGGGCGGCCTCTGCTCGGCCTGCTGCTCTGGGGAGCCCGGATCTCGCTGCTCGTCGGCCTGCTCGCGGCGGCGCTCTCGGTCGCCATCGGCACGCTCGTCGGGATCGTCGCGGGCCACTACGGCGGCTGGTTCTCGACCGTCGTCATGCGGATCACCGACTGGTTCCTGGTGATGCCGACCCTCGTCCTCGCGATCGTGCTCGCCACCGTGATGTCCCGCTCGATGTGGACGGTCATCCTGGCGATCGGCGTCACCAGCTGGCCGACCACGGCCCGGCTGGTGCGCGCCCAGACGATCGCGGTGGAGTCCCGTCCGTACATCGAACGGGCCACGGCGCTGGGCGGCGGACACGGGCACATCATGAGCCGGCACGTGCTGCCCAATGTGATGCCGCTGGTGCTCGCCCAGACCACGCTCGGCATCTCCACCGCGATCCTCACCGAGGCGACGCTCGCCTTCCTCGGCCTCGGCGACCCGACGGTGGTGTCCTGGGGCGGCATGCTCCAGGACGCCCGGGAGGCCGGTGCTGTCTCCTCGGGCCACTGGTGGTACCTCGCCCCGCCCGGGATCGCGATCGCGCTGGTCGCGCTCGCCTTCACGCTGTGCGGGCGGGCCGTCGAGTCCGTACTGAACCCGAAGCTGGGGGTGGGGCGATGA
- a CDS encoding ABC transporter ATP-binding protein, translating into MSAELSESQESAPEAGAGAAASGASVAAAPASEPAASEPAASEPAASEPVVSGAVGRESARPLLSASGLHVAFPGRRGAPAARAVDGVDLDIGAGEIVALVGESGCGKTTLARSLLGLVPPTSGSVTFAGEPLSYTSRALKAYRKRAQLVLQDPSGSLNPRHTVYDAVAEGLRIHGYDGDERAAVGEALSRAGLRPPERFFLRYPHELSGGQRQRVVIAGALVLQPELIVADEPVASLDASVRGEILALLLRLRDELGLSALVVTHDLGLAWNIADRVAVMYLGRIVETGTVESVLTSPQHPYTRALLSVLPESGGEPVVLTGEPPDPSRIPSGCRFHARCQVLASGEATAVADRCRGEELRVLGGSGARDVACHWVAGGA; encoded by the coding sequence ATGAGTGCGGAGCTGTCGGAGTCGCAGGAGTCGGCGCCCGAGGCGGGCGCCGGAGCGGCGGCGTCGGGGGCTTCGGTCGCGGCCGCCCCGGCGTCGGAGCCCGCGGCGTCGGAACCCGCGGCGTCGGAACCCGCGGCGTCGGAGCCCGTGGTGTCCGGGGCGGTGGGGCGGGAGTCGGCTCGGCCGCTGCTGTCGGCGAGCGGTCTGCATGTCGCCTTTCCCGGGCGGCGGGGCGCGCCGGCCGCGCGCGCGGTGGACGGGGTGGACCTGGACATCGGTGCCGGCGAGATCGTGGCGCTGGTCGGCGAGTCGGGGTGCGGCAAGACGACGCTGGCGCGCTCGCTGCTCGGTCTGGTGCCGCCGACGTCCGGCTCGGTCACCTTCGCCGGTGAGCCGTTGTCGTACACCTCCCGCGCCCTGAAGGCGTACCGGAAGCGGGCCCAGCTCGTCCTGCAGGACCCGAGCGGTTCGCTGAACCCGCGTCACACCGTGTACGACGCGGTGGCCGAGGGGCTGCGGATCCACGGGTACGACGGGGACGAGCGGGCGGCTGTCGGGGAGGCCCTGTCGCGTGCCGGGCTGCGGCCGCCGGAGCGCTTCTTCCTGCGCTACCCGCACGAGCTGTCCGGCGGGCAGCGGCAGCGGGTCGTCATCGCGGGTGCCCTGGTCCTCCAGCCGGAGCTGATCGTCGCGGACGAGCCGGTGGCCTCGCTGGACGCGTCCGTACGGGGCGAGATCCTGGCGCTGCTGCTGCGTCTGCGGGACGAACTGGGGCTCTCGGCGCTGGTCGTGACGCACGACCTGGGTCTGGCGTGGAACATCGCGGACCGGGTGGCGGTGATGTACCTGGGGCGGATCGTGGAGACCGGGACGGTGGAGTCGGTACTGACGTCACCTCAGCACCCGTACACCCGGGCGCTGTTGTCGGTGCTGCCGGAGTCCGGGGGCGAGCCGGTGGTGCTGACCGGCGAGCCCCCGGACCCGTCCCGCATCCCGTCCGGGTGCCGCTTCCACGCCCGCTGCCAGGTCCTCGCCTCGGGGGAGGCGACGGCGGTCGCGGACCGCTGCCGGGGTGAGGAGCTGCGGGTGCTGGGCGGAAGCGGCGCGCGGGACGTGGCCTGTCACTGGGTGGCGGGCGGCGCGTGA
- a CDS encoding ABC transporter substrate-binding protein — MVKKVPPRPATPRRLPRLLLAAGVTATTLMAVPQATTTAAHAAEGGTTLTVAVSQSVDSLSPFLAQKLVSTSIHRLAYEYLTNYDVKDAKPIPGLATAWKSSPDKLTWTYTIRKDSKWSDGKQATAEDAAWTFNKMMTDENAATANGSFTSNFKTVTAPDPQTLVIELKKPQATMTALDVPIVPKHVWEKVGDFSKFNNDQQFPIVGNGPFVITDFKVDQYIKLKPNKGFWRGAPKFDELVFKYYKDGDAAVAALQKGEVSFVPNLTPAQAAALKSAKNIKVNDAPGRRFFALATNPGAKARDGKTFGNGHPALLDPAVRRALFLAVDRTTIVDKVFQGHAVEGEGYIPPRFDAYFWQPSAEQKLAYDPAKAEQVLDQAGYKKNGEGKRVGKDGRPLDFRILCHATDPNDKAIGKYLQEWWGKLGVGLKVECLDNVGDPWTKGDYDLAFDGWSVNPDPDYVLSIHTCGTLPATPKDTGATDNFICDQRFDALYAQQSVEYDAAKRADLVKQMQSRLYDTGYMNIMAYPNALEAYRTDQIKSITTMPEAAGNLWGQDGYWSWWSAVPAASSASDGSDGGSSTVWLVVGPAAIVLVGVGVWTVLRRRSTADDRE, encoded by the coding sequence ATGGTCAAGAAGGTTCCGCCCCGCCCCGCCACCCCGCGAAGACTCCCCCGGCTGCTCCTCGCCGCAGGCGTCACCGCCACCACGCTGATGGCCGTCCCGCAGGCCACCACCACCGCCGCCCACGCCGCGGAAGGCGGCACCACCCTCACCGTCGCCGTCTCGCAGAGCGTCGACTCCCTGAGCCCCTTCCTCGCCCAGAAGCTCGTCTCCACCAGCATCCACCGGCTGGCCTACGAGTACCTGACGAACTACGACGTGAAGGACGCCAAGCCGATCCCGGGCCTGGCGACCGCGTGGAAGTCCTCGCCCGACAAGCTGACCTGGACGTACACGATCCGCAAGGACTCGAAGTGGTCCGACGGGAAGCAGGCCACCGCCGAGGACGCCGCCTGGACCTTCAACAAGATGATGACGGACGAGAACGCCGCCACCGCGAACGGCAGCTTCACGTCCAACTTCAAGACGGTCACGGCGCCCGACCCGCAGACGCTCGTCATCGAGCTGAAGAAGCCGCAGGCCACGATGACGGCGCTCGACGTGCCGATCGTGCCCAAGCACGTCTGGGAGAAGGTCGGCGACTTCTCGAAGTTCAACAACGACCAGCAGTTCCCGATCGTCGGAAACGGTCCCTTCGTCATCACGGACTTCAAGGTCGATCAGTACATCAAGCTGAAGCCGAACAAGGGCTTCTGGCGCGGCGCGCCCAAGTTCGACGAGCTGGTCTTCAAGTACTACAAGGACGGTGACGCGGCGGTCGCCGCGCTGCAGAAGGGCGAGGTGTCCTTCGTACCGAATCTGACGCCCGCTCAGGCCGCCGCCCTGAAGTCCGCGAAGAACATCAAGGTCAACGACGCTCCCGGCCGCCGGTTCTTCGCTCTCGCCACCAACCCGGGCGCGAAGGCCAGGGACGGCAAGACCTTCGGCAACGGCCACCCGGCGCTGCTCGACCCGGCGGTCCGCAGGGCGCTCTTCCTCGCCGTGGACCGGACCACGATCGTCGACAAGGTCTTCCAGGGCCATGCCGTCGAGGGCGAGGGGTACATCCCGCCGCGCTTCGACGCGTACTTCTGGCAGCCGAGCGCCGAGCAGAAGCTGGCCTACGACCCGGCCAAGGCCGAGCAGGTCCTCGACCAGGCCGGATACAAGAAGAACGGCGAGGGCAAGCGGGTCGGCAAGGACGGCAGGCCGCTGGACTTCCGGATCCTGTGCCACGCCACCGACCCGAACGACAAGGCGATCGGCAAGTACCTCCAGGAGTGGTGGGGCAAGCTCGGCGTCGGGCTGAAGGTCGAGTGCCTCGACAACGTCGGCGACCCGTGGACGAAGGGCGACTACGACCTCGCCTTCGACGGCTGGTCGGTCAACCCCGACCCGGACTACGTCCTGTCGATCCACACGTGCGGCACACTGCCCGCGACCCCGAAGGACACCGGCGCCACCGACAACTTCATCTGCGACCAGCGGTTCGACGCGCTGTACGCGCAGCAGTCGGTGGAGTATGACGCCGCCAAGCGGGCGGATCTGGTCAAGCAGATGCAGTCGAGGCTGTACGACACGGGGTACATGAACATCATGGCGTACCCGAACGCACTCGAGGCGTACCGCACGGACCAGATCAAGTCGATCACGACGATGCCGGAGGCCGCCGGCAATCTCTGGGGCCAGGACGGCTACTGGAGCTGGTGGTCGGCCGTGCCCGCGGCGAGCTCCGCGTCCGACGGCTCGGACGGCGGATCGTCGACCGTCTGGCTGGTCGTCGGCCCGGCGGCGATCGTCCTCGTCGGGGTCGGCGTCTGGACCGTCCTCCGGCGCCGGTCCACCGCGGACGACCGCGAGTAG
- a CDS encoding ABC transporter ATP-binding protein, giving the protein MSLLEVRNLSVTYGSGAAAVPAVRGVDLTLAAGQKLGVAGESGCGKSTMALALLRLLPASARLTGEILLDGEDVLAMKWGRLRAVRWAGASIVFQGAMHSLNAVHRIGDQIAEPLLVHGRPTPAAVRKRVGELLEHVGLPAARAAAYPHELSGGQRQRVMIAMALACDPRLIVADEPTTALDVMIQAQILRLIERLVADDDISLLMISHDLAVLADTCDRLAVMYAGRVVEEGPARAVYETAEHPYGRALSSAFPRIGDPASRRAPRGLPGDPPDPADLPGGCAFHPRCPVAVEGCAEQDQELREAGAGRRAACVHVGSAS; this is encoded by the coding sequence ATGAGCCTGCTCGAGGTACGGAACCTGAGCGTGACGTACGGGTCGGGGGCGGCCGCCGTCCCCGCCGTACGGGGAGTCGATCTCACGCTGGCCGCCGGGCAGAAGCTCGGGGTCGCGGGCGAGTCGGGCTGCGGGAAGTCGACGATGGCGCTTGCCCTGCTGCGTCTCCTGCCGGCCTCGGCGCGGCTGACCGGGGAGATCCTGCTCGACGGCGAGGACGTCCTCGCCATGAAGTGGGGGCGGCTGAGGGCCGTGCGCTGGGCGGGGGCGTCGATCGTCTTCCAGGGCGCGATGCACTCGCTCAACGCGGTGCACCGGATCGGCGACCAGATCGCCGAGCCGCTCCTGGTGCATGGGCGTCCCACCCCGGCGGCGGTGCGGAAGCGGGTCGGGGAGCTTCTGGAGCACGTCGGCCTTCCGGCGGCGCGGGCGGCCGCGTATCCGCACGAGCTGTCGGGCGGGCAGCGCCAGCGGGTGATGATCGCGATGGCGCTCGCCTGCGATCCGCGGCTGATCGTGGCCGACGAGCCGACGACCGCGCTGGACGTCATGATCCAGGCGCAGATCCTGCGGCTGATCGAGCGGCTGGTCGCCGACGACGACATCAGTCTGCTGATGATCAGCCACGACCTGGCGGTCCTGGCCGACACCTGTGACCGGCTCGCGGTGATGTACGCGGGGCGGGTGGTGGAGGAGGGCCCGGCGCGGGCCGTGTACGAGACGGCCGAGCACCCCTACGGGCGGGCGCTGTCCTCGGCGTTCCCGAGGATCGGCGACCCGGCGTCCCGGCGGGCGCCGCGCGGGCTGCCGGGCGATCCGCCGGACCCGGCGGACCTGCCGGGCGGGTGCGCGTTCCACCCGCGCTGTCCGGTGGCGGTGGAGGGGTGCGCCGAGCAGGACCAGGAGCTGCGGGAGGCGGGCGCGGGGCGCCGGGCGGCCTGCGTACACGTCGGGAGTGCGTCATGA